From the Primulina tabacum isolate GXHZ01 chromosome 3, ASM2559414v2, whole genome shotgun sequence genome, one window contains:
- the LOC142538607 gene encoding uncharacterized protein LOC142538607: MTHAEVSGRMVKWTIELGEYDIKYKPRVAIKAQALTDFLIEMFQPREEEIWRIFVDGASNLSGCGVGVLLIAPSGEKIKLALRIDSRVTNNDAEYEAVLAKLQATREVGASRVIVYSDSQLVAQQIRGTYEAKNEKMLKYLGLIVARAASITEWSIEQIPREENGEADTLAKLAASMSDISTREVLCFTRLVLSVDEEMLSTRKNSWTTPLIEYIVHAKLPEDQAQALKIKKQAPMFVFLNDVLYRRSYQGPLLKCLSENEVEYVLLEIHEGCCDEHLGGTALARKTILDGFWWPRVNQNAAQFVLSCKGCQYHSKFQHHPTTGMQPISASCPFDQWGLDIVGPFPIARAQKKFLLVAVDYFSKWVEAEPLAKLPRKR, encoded by the coding sequence ATGACGCACGCTGAAGTATCAGGTAGAATGGTTAAATGGACAATAGAGCTCGGGGAGTatgatattaaatataaacCTCGAGTTGCTATAAAAGCCCAAGCATTGACAGATTTCTTGATAGAGATGTTTCAACCCAGAGAAGAGGAAATATGGAGAATTTTCGTTGATGGTGCGTCAAATTTGTCGGGATGTGGAGTTGGGGTGCTTTTGATTGCTCCATCAGGAGAGAAGATTAAATTGGCCTTGAGAATCGACTCTCGGGTCACCAATAATGATGCTGAATATGAAGCCGTTCTGGCCAAACTACAAGCCACCAGGGAAGTCGGCGCTTCCCGGGTCATTGTATACTCTGATTCTCAACTGGTCGCCCAGCAGATAAGAGGAACATACGAGGCCAAGAATGAAAAAATGCTCAAGTATCTGGGGCTCATCGTAGCCCGAGCAGCATCTATAACCGAATGGAGCATTGAACAAATTCCCAGAGAAGAAAATGGAGAGGCTGATACCTTAGCTAAATTGGCCGCCTCTATGTCAGACATAAGCACTCGGGAAGTCCTGTGTTTCACTCGGCTAGTGCTCTCCGTTGATGAAGAGATGCTGTCTACCCGAAAAAATTCATGGACGACTCCTCTAATCGAGTATATAGTCCATGCTAAGCTCCCGGAAGATCAAGCTCAAGCTCTGAAAATCAAAAAGCAAGCGCCCATGTTTGTCTTTTTAAATGATGTTTTGTACAGACGATCATATCAAGGCCCTTTGCTCAAGTGTTTATCAGAAAATGAGGTGGAATATGTCCTCCTGGAAATTCACGAGGGATGCTGTGACGAACATCTCGGTGGAACTGCCCTTGCTCGAAAAACGATATTAGACGGATTCTGGTGGCCTCGGGTAAATCAAAATGCTGCTCAATTTGTCCTATCTTGCAAAGGTTGCCAATATCATTCTAAATTTCAACACCATCCAACTACTGGCATGCAACCTATCTCAGCATCGTGTCCTTTTGATCAGTGGGGCTTGGATATTGTGGGCCCTTTTCCCATAGCCCGGGCACAGAAAAAATTCCTTCTTGTGGCTGTAGATTATTTCTCTAAATGGGTGGAGGCTGAACCCTTGGCCAAATTACCGAGGAAGAGATGA